TTTTGAGTGTCAAGCCCGGCAGCCTGATTGTCGGTTTCAGCGGTGGACGGCCGGATGGAGAACTCCCTGATTTCAAAAAATCCCTCCTGATTCCACGCATAGATCACACAGCTGAATGTCTTGCAGTCTTCGGGAATTGTAAAGGTTGCTTCATAACGATTCCAGTCATCGAAAACCCGGAAAAGACCTTGTTGGTCACTACAGTTTTTTCCATTGCTTTGAGGGAAAAATTCCAGATTGTTCACCGTTCCGCGAGCCAGGAATGAAACCTTGAAGGTCTCTCCCGGTTTGACGCCGGTGATGGAACGGGATTGGACCGCCAGGGCCCGGCGCTCGTTCTTCAGACAGGCCGCGGTGCATTTTTCCGCGGAAAACTCCACTTTGTAGTTGGGGTTGTCTTTGAACCATGTCGCCTGTAAATCCTGTTGGCTCATCAATTCCGCCCCAAGCGCAAGCGCGGAAAGACAGAATAACGAGAGTACGATACTTTTTATTTTCATTTTTTCACCTTGATTGTGATATCGTTTGCACCTTTGATTTCAGAGTCGATCATTTCCGATTCTTTTCCATTGACCAGCAACTGATTGCTTGTGTGCCGCCTGACCGTTATATTCAGGCGGCTTTGGCGGTAGGGAAAATTCGATAATGTGATTTCATCGGTTCCTTCCGGCAGGTATGGCGAGAAAGCCAAACCGGCAGGCGAATATCGGACTCCCGGAAAAACGTTCAAAACCATATTGATGAATCCGCCGGCACACCAGGTCTGGCGGCGGCATGACAGCCATTCGACTATTCCCCTTGCCTCGTCTTCCTGAATTCCGCCATAAGGCAATCCGGTTTCCGGATGATAGATTTCAGAAAAGATATAATCGCGGGCGGCTTTTTCCGCCAGCTTCATCATTTCGTCAAAAGCCATTTCGCGGTATCCCGCCCGGGCAAGAGCTTCGCACCAGGCGACGCAGACCTGGGGCCATATCACCCCGGAATGCCTGGCATAAACACCTTTCGTGCCGCCATACCTTTCATATTGCGGCCAGACGCACGGCAGCCCTTGAGGAGTGATGTGGATATTGCGGATCATTTTTTCTTCGCGATTCCCGCCGGCGATCCCGAACAAGAGCGCGAAAGCATGCCCGAGGCCCTCCTGCCGGGCTGGATTCGGATCATCCGCATCGAGCAGATAGCGGTAAGTTCCCGCCGCGTCATTCCAGAACTTTTCATTGATATGATTCCGCAGCCCGGAACTTTCTTTTGCCCAGCGTTCCGGCAATCCGGATTCTTTGCGCATATGATCCGCAACTTCATACGCCGCGAGATACAGGCAATTGGTGGAGAGCGCCTTGCAGGGAAGCCCAATCCCCTTGCCGGCAAGGAATTCCGGCCGGGGCTGATCGTAAACGCAATCGATAATGCCGCTTTTACGCTGACGGGATACCAATTTGTCGGGATATGCCGCAATTCCGTCCTGAAAACATGCTCCGCCGCGAAACAGGCCGTCTTTTTCGTCAAACTCGCCGCGAATCAATTGATCCAGGGTATTTTCAATTGCTTCAAGCGCCGTCTTGATAAATTCCCGTCTTCCGCTCCATGCGAACAATGTATTGCGGATCGAGTTCACGACTGACCAGCAGCCTCCGATATTGATCTAAGAAGCGAGAGAAAAGTTCCTTCTCGTTGTACCAAAGGATACGGTCCGGAAAGCGCAAATCCATACGGAAGAACAGGACTTGGGAATGCCGTTCCAGCATGCGGCTCAGCAATTCACGGTTACGATCAAGATAATTGACGTAATATGGATACGGTTCCCCCATCCTCGGTGTTAGCACTGGTAAATCCTGGTATACGGCAAGCGGTTTGATTGGATTCCTCATAGTATAACCTTTCAATTCAGAGTTGGTTGCTATGAGATGATTCTCTTCTGTACTTTTTTACCAATGGGATTACCGATATAATATAGGGCAACCGGAGCGGGGATGAGGAGGGATGAACTTTCCTCTTCCTCGTCTGGCATGCGGGACATGCCGACAGAAGCGAAGGTTTATGGAGAAAGCTATGGATATTACACTTATTCCGTATCGGACAGGTGAAGAACTTGAGGACGGCCGGCAACTATAGTCATGCGGCTGCCTTGCTTTCTCATTTGCGGAGTTAGGTACATCCGCAGAAATGGTATCCAATCTTTTTTTGCATAGACCGACATCGAATAAACTGCGTTTTCTGCTATTCCTCTATCCCGAGAAACAGCGGGAGACCGATAACAAATATTTTTGACATATATCATGATCTTTTCTTGAAAAACAAAAGTTTTGAATGTATACTTTTAAAAATAGAGGGAGTATGAAAAATCGTCCGTTGTATCTGAAAGAACTGCAAAAGTACCGGGATAAGAGCGTCATCAAAGTTGTGACCGGCATCCGGCGTTGCGGCAAATCAAGCTTGCTTCAGCTTTTTGTGGAGCATCTGAAAGAGCAGAAGGTTCCGGAGGGGCG
This Victivallis lenta DNA region includes the following protein-coding sequences:
- a CDS encoding MGH1-like glycoside hydrolase domain-containing protein, with amino-acid sequence MNSIRNTLFAWSGRREFIKTALEAIENTLDQLIRGEFDEKDGLFRGGACFQDGIAAYPDKLVSRQRKSGIIDCVYDQPRPEFLAGKGIGLPCKALSTNCLYLAAYEVADHMRKESGLPERWAKESSGLRNHINEKFWNDAAGTYRYLLDADDPNPARQEGLGHAFALLFGIAGGNREEKMIRNIHITPQGLPCVWPQYERYGGTKGVYARHSGVIWPQVCVAWCEALARAGYREMAFDEMMKLAEKAARDYIFSEIYHPETGLPYGGIQEDEARGIVEWLSCRRQTWCAGGFINMVLNVFPGVRYSPAGLAFSPYLPEGTDEITLSNFPYRQSRLNITVRRHTSNQLLVNGKESEMIDSEIKGANDITIKVKK